GCAGACGCTGGAACTGGACACCCGCACCACCTTGCTCGACGTGCTGCGCGAGCACCTGCACCTGACCGGCACCAAGAAGGGCTGCGACCAGGGCCAGTGCGGCGCCTGCACCGTGATGGTCAACGGCCGCCGCATCAATTCCTGCCTCAGTCTGGCGGTGATGCACGAAGGCGACGAGATCACCACCATCGAAGGCCTCGGCACCCCGGACAAGCTGCACCCGATGCAGGCCGCCTTCGTGAAGCACGACGGTTACCAGTGCGGCTACTGTACCCCCGGCCAGATCTGTTCGGCGGTGGCGGCGCTGGACGAGATCAAGCGCGGCATCCCGAGCCACGTCACGGGCGACCTGAACGCGAAACCGCTGCTGTCGATCGACGAGCTGCGCGAGCGCATGAGCGGCAACATCTGTCGCTGCGGGGCGTACTCGAACATCATGGAAGCGATCAACGAAGTCGCCGGCGGCAATGTGAAGGGGGCCAAGGCATGAAGGCATTCACCTACCAACGCGCGGCCAATCCGGCCGACGCCGCCGCGGCGGCCATGAAAAACAAGGGATCGCGCTTCATCGCCGGCGGCACCAACCTGCTCGATCTGATGAAGCTGGAGATCGAGACGCCGACCCACCTGATCGACGTGAATGGCCTCGGCCTGGACAAGATCGAGCCGACCCAGGACGGCGGCCTGCGCGTGGGCGCGCTGGTGCGCAACACCGACCTGGCGTCGGATGCGCGCGTGCGCAAGGACTACGCCGTGCTGTCGCGCGCGCTGCTGGCCGGCGCCTCGGCCCAGTTGCGCAACAAGGCGACCACCGCCGGGAACCTGCTGCAGCGCACCCGCTGCCCGTATTTCTACGACACCTACCAGCCGTGCAACAAGCGCACGCCGGGCAGCGGCTGCTCTGCCATCGGCGGCTACACCCGCAACCACGCCATCGTCGGCACCAGCGAGTTGTGCATTGCCACCCACCCGAGCGACATGGCGGTGGCGATGCAGCTGCTGGACGTGGGCGTGGAAACGGTACGTGCCGACGGCGCGCGCCGCACGATCCCGATCGCGGATTTCTACCGGCTGCCGGGCAACACCCCGCACATCGAGAACAACCTGCAGCCAGGCGAGCTGATCACCGCGGTGACGCTGCCCAAGCCCTTGGGCGGCAAGCATTACTACCAAAAGGTGCGTGACCGCGCCTCGTACGCCTTCGCGCTCATTTCGGTGGCGGCGGTGGTGCAGCCGGACGGCAGCGGCCGCGTGGCGGTCGGCGGCGTCGCCCACCGCCCATGGCGCGTGCCGGCCGCCGACCAGCAACTGCGCAACGGTGCCAAGGCGGCCACGGACGCGCTGCTGGCCGGCGCCCGCACCACCGACGACAACGCGTTCAAGGTGCCGCTGGTGCAGCGCACCCTGGCCTCGGTGCTGGCGCAAGCCCGCAAAGCTTAACCGGACGACGACAATGAAATTCACCACACCCGCCACCACCAATCCGATCGACCGCCTGAAGGTCATCGGCAAGCCCACCGACCGTATCGACGGCCCGTTGAAAACCACCGGCACCGCGCCCTACGCGTACGAACAGCACAAGGCGGCGCCGAACGCCGCCTACGGATGGGTCATCGGTTCCGCCATCGCCAAGGGCCGCATCAATGCCATCGACACGGCCGCCGCCCGCCGCGCGCCCGGCGTGCTGGCCGTGGTCACCTACGAAAACGCCGGCAAGATCAACAAAGGCGACTTCAATACGGCGCGCCTGCTGGCCGGCCCGGAAGTGCAGCACTACCACCAGGCCGTCGCCGTCGTCGTGGCCGAGACCTTCGAGCAGGCGCGCGCCGCGGCCTCGCTGGTGAAGGTCGATTACGCCAAGGTGCAGGGCGTGTACGACCTGGACGCCGCCATGAACGCGGCCAAGACGCCACCTGCGAAGGACGACAAGCCGGCGACCAGGGTCGCCGACTTCGACGGCGCCTTCGCCAAGGCGCCCGTCAAGCTGGACGCCACCTACACCACGCCGGACCAGTCGCACGCGATGATGGAGCCGCACGCCACCATCGCCGTCTGGGAAGGCGATAAATTGACGTTGTGGACCTCGAACCAGATGATCAACTGGGGCAAGAAGGACATGGCCAAGACCCTCGGCATCCCGGTCGAGAACGTGCGCCTGGTGTCGCCCTACATCGGCGGCGGCTTCGGCGGCAAGCTGTTCCTGCGTTCGGAAGCGCTGATGGCGGCGCTGGGCGCCAAGGCGGCCGGCCGCCCGGTCAAGGTGACGCTGCAGCGCGCGCTGATGATGAACAACACCACGCACCGTCCGGCCACGATCCAGCGCGTGCGCATCGGCGCCACGCGCGAGGGACGCATCACGGCGATCGCCCACGAGAGCTGGTCGGGCGACCTGCCGGACGGCCAGCCGGAAACCGCGGTCAACCAGACGCGCCTGCTGTACGCCGGCGCCAACCGCATGACCCACCTGCGCCTGGCGGTGCTGGATCTCCCGGAAGGCAACGCCATGCGCGCGCCGGGCGAGGCGCCGGGCATGATGGCGCTGGAAATCGCGATGGACGAGATGGCCGAGAAGCTCAAGATGGACCCGGTCACCTTCCGCATCGTCAACGACACCACGGTCGATCCGGAAAAGCCGGGCCGCAAGTTCTCGCAGCGGCGCCTGGTCGACACGCTGCGCCTCGGCGCCGAGCGCTTCGGCTGGAACAAGAGGAACGCCACGCCGGGCCAGGTGCGCGAGGGCCGCTGGCTGATCGGCTACGGCGTGGCAGCGGCCTTCCGCAACAACATGAACATGAAGTCGGCGGCGCGCGTGCGCCTGGAGCGCGACGGCGGCATCACGGTGGAAACCGACATGACCGACATCGGCACCGGTTCCTACACCATCATCGCCCAGACCGCGGCGGAGATGCTGGGCGTGCCGCTCGAACGCGTGACGGTGCGCCTGGGCGACTCCGCCTATCCGGTGTCCTCCGGCTCGGGCGGCCAGTGGGGCGGCAACAGCTCGACCGCCGGCGTGTACGCCGCCTGCGTCAAGCTGCGCGAGAACATCGCCAGGAAGGCCGGTATGGACCCGGCCCAGGCCGATTTCGCGGACGGCGCGGTGCGCGCCGGCGGCAAGTCGCAAGACTTGCGCCAGCTGGCGGCGCAGGGCGACATCACCGGCGAGGACACGATGGAATACGGCGACCTCGACAAGAAGTTCCAGCAATCGACCTTCGGCGGCCACTTCGTCGAGGTGGCGGTGGACGCCGCCACCGGCGAGATCCGCGTGCGCCGCATGCTGGCGGTGTGCGCGGCCGGGCGCATCCTGAACCCGAAGTCGGCGCGCAGCCAGGTGATCGGCGCCATGACCATGGGCGTGGGCGCGGCGCTGATGGAAGACCTGGTGGTCGACAAGCGCATCGGCTACTTCGTCAACCACGACCTGGCGGGCTACGAGGTGCCGGTGCACGCCGACATCCCGCACCAGGAGGTCGTCTTCCTCGACGAGACCGACCCGATGACCTCGCCGATGAAGGCCAAGGGCGTGGGCGAGCTGGGGATCTGCGGCGTGGCGGCGGCGGTGGCGAATGCCATCTACAACGCCACCGGCGTGCGCGTGCGCGATTATCCGGTGACGCTGGACAAGCTGCTGGCGAAGATGCCGCTGGCGGTGTAATCACGATGCCGGCGGTGGTTTGAACACGATGCCGGCATGATCGTAGGGTGGACGCGGCTGGCGAGGCGGCTGCGCCGTCCACGTGTTCATGCGATGCCCGGATGCCCGGAATACCGCGACAATGCATGCGGTACGTGGATGCGTGGACGGGAAACCCGCCCACCCTACAAGGGCGTGAACCATCGCGCCAAGGCGGGCTCGGCACCCGCCGGACAGCCTTCATCATCACCTGCCCAAGCCACGATCCCATCCGGCCGCACCAGTAGCGCGGAGATCCCCAGCTGCTCCCGGGCCGGGCCGGCGACATAATCGACTCGTTCGGCATACCCGGACGCCAGACCGGCCAATCCGGCATCCCCACCGAAATCCAGCAGCAACCCACGCCCGTCGCGCAGCAGGTCGTCCACGCGCCTGCCATCTTCCAGCTCGAAGCGCGGCACGCTGTAACCCGCAAGCGGATGGGCGTCGGCCTTTTCTCCCAGGTCGACACGCGTATCGACCCCCCAGATCCTCCCGGCGACATGGGTCGCGCCGTCGCGCGTCTGCAGCAGTTCGCGCACGATCGCGCTCAGCGCCCGCGCCCCCGGGTCGGGCCGCATCAGCGCCACCTGCGCGCGCGACCAGTCCAGCACGCGCGCACCGGGCGGGTGACGTTCGGCCTCGTAGGTGTCCAGCAAGCCGTCCGGCGCACGTCCCTGGACAGTGGCGGCCAGCTTCCAGCCCAGGTTCATGGCGTCGCCCAGCCCCAGGTTCAGGCCCTGGCCGCCGAGCGGCGCGTGGATGTGGGCGGCGTCCCCGGCCAGCAGCACGCGGCCCCTGCGGTAGCGGGTGGCCTGGCGCGCGCGGTCGGTCCAGGTGCTGGCCGCGTGCAGGGCGCTCACGCCCACATCGGTACCCGACACGCGCCGCAGCACCGCCTGCACCTGCTCCAGGGTGGGCGGCGTGGCGCCATGGCCGGCGCCGCCGTCGAATTCTTGCATGACCAAAAAGCCGGGCTGCGACTGGAAGAACATGCCGGTCGCGGTCAGGGTACGGCCGGGGGGCAGGCGCTCGGGATCGGCCAGGTCCACCTGCGCCGAATAGCCGGTGAACTCCGGTTCGGTGCCGGCGAAGTCGAAGCCGCCCAGCTTGCGCACCGTGCTGCGCGCGCCGTCGCAGCCGACCAGCCAGCCGGCGCGCAGCGTTTCGCTGTACGTCATGCCGCCGTCCGCAAGCTCGCCGCCGGCCCGCACGGTGACGCCGCCGGCATCCTGCTCGACGCCGGCGATGGCGGCGCCGCGGCGGATCGTCACCCCCAGCGCCTGCGCGCGGTGCGCCAGCACGCTTTCCAGTTCCGCCATCTCGGAGAGCATGCTGGTGTCGAGCGAACCCGGCAGGCGCCGCGTCCAGCGCGCGCGCTCGATGTCCTCGTCGAAGAACGGCAGGCCGGCGAAATGGCCTATCTGGCGCCGCGCCGGCGGCGCCGGCATGCGCGCCGGATCGCCGAACGGATGCTTCAGGCGGCGCGGCACTTCCAGCTGCTCCAGCAGGCCGCGCCGCGCCAGCGCCTCGACGGACGGCGCCGACAGGCCGCGGATGCCGAACGGCAGCCGCTTCATCGGCGCATCGGCCTGGGCGGCCTGTTCCAGCACCAGCACCGAGCAGCCGGCGAGCGCCAGTTCGCAGGCGAGGAACAGGCCGACCGGACCGGCGCCGGCGACGATGACGTCGTGATGTGGGTGATGGCGATTCATGGGAGATGACGAATTCAATAAAAATAGACTGGGTATGAAAATATACCCGGTATATATAAACTATGCTAGCATCGCCGTCATGTCAATGCCTTCCGACCTCCGCTCGCGCAAGCGCCTGGCCACCCGCCAGGGTATTTCGGACGCCGCCACGCGCCTGTTCCTGGAGCGCGGCTTCGACCACGTGACCGTGGACCAGATCGCCGCCGCCGCCGACGTCGGGCGCATGACGGTGTTCAATCACTTCCCGCGCAAGGAAGACATGCTGTTCGACCGCGACGAGGCGTTGCGCGAGATGCTGCGCCGCAGCCTGCAGGAGCGCGACCCTGCCGTCGGCCCGGTCGAGACCCTGCGCCGCCTGGCGCACCGGCTGGTGGCCGAGGATAGCCCGAGCCTACGCTTCAGCCCCGACAGCGAACGCTTCGCCGCCACGGTCGAGGGCAGCGCCACGCTGCAGGCGCGCGCGCGGGCGATCCGCGACGAAATCGCCGGCATGATCGCGCAGACCCTGGCGGCGACGGCGGGCAGGGCGCCGCACGATCCGGATGCGCGGCTGGCGGCGGGCCTGCTGCTGGCCACCTGGAGCGCGGCCTTGATCGAAGCGCACGGCGTCTACCGCGCCGGCCACGATGCGCCAGCGGCGCAGGCGGCGTTCCTGGCGCTGGTCGACCGCGGCAGCCGCGGCATCGGCGCCGCGATGGCGGGCACGCCATACGCCTGAAGCGCATGGCGCCGTCCGGCCGCCGCAACGGATGTACGCACGCGACGCACGATTGAAATTCATCTAGTTGCCATGTGGAAAACTGATAGAATTGATGAAACTGACGAACACGCCAGGATCATCGCTTTTCCGCCGGACGCCGCCATGACCGATTTCCATCCACACACCAGCTTCTTTCCGCAGGGCGCCGTCGAGCGCATGTTGTCCAGCCAGGGCGCCAGCGCGCTCGGCGCCATGCAGGACTGGCCCGTCGTGCTGCGCCACGCGGTGCGCTTCATGCTCGACGCGGCGGCGCCGGCGTTCCTGGTGTGGGGGCCGCGCCACATCTTGCTGTACAACGATGCCTGCACCTCGCTGCTGGGCAGCCTGCATCCGGCCGCGCTGGGACGTCCGCTGGAACAGGCCTGGCCGCAGGCCTGGGACGCGCTGCGCCCGGCGCTGGCCGACCTGCCGCAGGTCGCCTTCCAGCTGGGACAGCCGCGCGTCGCCACGCCGGGCGTCGCCACGCCGGGCGTCGCCACGCCGGGCTTCGGCACACCCGCCGACGGCCGCGCCGGCCAGGCGCCGCCGATGTCGTGCGCGCCGCTGCGCGACCTGGACGGCAGCGTGCACGGCCTTTCCTGCACGCTGCCGGAGTGCGCCGCCACTTTCGGCAGCGACCCGCGCTTCCGCGCCATCGCCGACGCCATGCCGCAGCTGGTGTGGTCGACGCTGCCGGACGGCTTCCACGACTACTACAACCGGCGCTGGTACGACTTCACCGGCATGCGGCCGGGTTCCACCGACGGCGACGGCTGGAACGGCATGTTCCACGCGGACGACCAGGAACGCGCCTGGGCCGCCTGGCGCCACTCGCTGGCCAGCGGCGCGCCCTACGAGATCGAATACCGGCTGCGCCACCACAGCGGACAATACCGCTGGATGCTGGGGCACGCGCAGCCGATCCGCGACGCCGGCGGGCGTATCGTGCGCTGGATGGGCACCTGCACCGACATCCACCAGCAAAAGCAGAACGAGGCGGCGCTGCGCGACGCGCGCCTGCGCCAGAAGGCGGCGCTGGTGGCGGCCGACATCGGCACCTGGACCTACGACATCCGCGCCGACCGCGTGTACGCCGACCGCAACTTGGCGGCGATCTTCGGCGTGTCGACCGCGGATGCCGACGGCGGGCCGCTGGCCGCCTACCTGGGCGCGATCCACGCCGACGACCTGGAACCGGTGCAGGCGGCGATCCGCG
The genomic region above belongs to Massilia forsythiae and contains:
- the paoA gene encoding aldehyde dehydrogenase iron-sulfur subunit PaoA — translated: MEQSTDINQTRRGILIGGALSATAAAVPSMAAPQAGAASGTPATTPPPVTGKVTLRVNGQPQTLELDTRTTLLDVLREHLHLTGTKKGCDQGQCGACTVMVNGRRINSCLSLAVMHEGDEITTIEGLGTPDKLHPMQAAFVKHDGYQCGYCTPGQICSAVAALDEIKRGIPSHVTGDLNAKPLLSIDELRERMSGNICRCGAYSNIMEAINEVAGGNVKGAKA
- a CDS encoding FAD binding domain-containing protein — its product is MKAFTYQRAANPADAAAAAMKNKGSRFIAGGTNLLDLMKLEIETPTHLIDVNGLGLDKIEPTQDGGLRVGALVRNTDLASDARVRKDYAVLSRALLAGASAQLRNKATTAGNLLQRTRCPYFYDTYQPCNKRTPGSGCSAIGGYTRNHAIVGTSELCIATHPSDMAVAMQLLDVGVETVRADGARRTIPIADFYRLPGNTPHIENNLQPGELITAVTLPKPLGGKHYYQKVRDRASYAFALISVAAVVQPDGSGRVAVGGVAHRPWRVPAADQQLRNGAKAATDALLAGARTTDDNAFKVPLVQRTLASVLAQARKA
- the paoC gene encoding aldehyde oxidoreductase molybdenum-binding subunit PaoC; this translates as MKFTTPATTNPIDRLKVIGKPTDRIDGPLKTTGTAPYAYEQHKAAPNAAYGWVIGSAIAKGRINAIDTAAARRAPGVLAVVTYENAGKINKGDFNTARLLAGPEVQHYHQAVAVVVAETFEQARAAASLVKVDYAKVQGVYDLDAAMNAAKTPPAKDDKPATRVADFDGAFAKAPVKLDATYTTPDQSHAMMEPHATIAVWEGDKLTLWTSNQMINWGKKDMAKTLGIPVENVRLVSPYIGGGFGGKLFLRSEALMAALGAKAAGRPVKVTLQRALMMNNTTHRPATIQRVRIGATREGRITAIAHESWSGDLPDGQPETAVNQTRLLYAGANRMTHLRLAVLDLPEGNAMRAPGEAPGMMALEIAMDEMAEKLKMDPVTFRIVNDTTVDPEKPGRKFSQRRLVDTLRLGAERFGWNKRNATPGQVREGRWLIGYGVAAAFRNNMNMKSAARVRLERDGGITVETDMTDIGTGSYTIIAQTAAEMLGVPLERVTVRLGDSAYPVSSGSGGQWGGNSSTAGVYAACVKLRENIARKAGMDPAQADFADGAVRAGGKSQDLRQLAAQGDITGEDTMEYGDLDKKFQQSTFGGHFVEVAVDAATGEIRVRRMLAVCAAGRILNPKSARSQVIGAMTMGVGAALMEDLVVDKRIGYFVNHDLAGYEVPVHADIPHQEVVFLDETDPMTSPMKAKGVGELGICGVAAAVANAIYNATGVRVRDYPVTLDKLLAKMPLAV
- a CDS encoding FAD-dependent oxidoreductase, with product MNRHHPHHDVIVAGAGPVGLFLACELALAGCSVLVLEQAAQADAPMKRLPFGIRGLSAPSVEALARRGLLEQLEVPRRLKHPFGDPARMPAPPARRQIGHFAGLPFFDEDIERARWTRRLPGSLDTSMLSEMAELESVLAHRAQALGVTIRRGAAIAGVEQDAGGVTVRAGGELADGGMTYSETLRAGWLVGCDGARSTVRKLGGFDFAGTEPEFTGYSAQVDLADPERLPPGRTLTATGMFFQSQPGFLVMQEFDGGAGHGATPPTLEQVQAVLRRVSGTDVGVSALHAASTWTDRARQATRYRRGRVLLAGDAAHIHAPLGGQGLNLGLGDAMNLGWKLAATVQGRAPDGLLDTYEAERHPPGARVLDWSRAQVALMRPDPGARALSAIVRELLQTRDGATHVAGRIWGVDTRVDLGEKADAHPLAGYSVPRFELEDGRRVDDLLRDGRGLLLDFGGDAGLAGLASGYAERVDYVAGPAREQLGISALLVRPDGIVAWAGDDEGCPAGAEPALARWFTPL
- a CDS encoding TetR/AcrR family transcriptional regulator, producing MPSDLRSRKRLATRQGISDAATRLFLERGFDHVTVDQIAAAADVGRMTVFNHFPRKEDMLFDRDEALREMLRRSLQERDPAVGPVETLRRLAHRLVAEDSPSLRFSPDSERFAATVEGSATLQARARAIRDEIAGMIAQTLAATAGRAPHDPDARLAAGLLLATWSAALIEAHGVYRAGHDAPAAQAAFLALVDRGSRGIGAAMAGTPYA